The genomic window CGCTCGCTCAACTCAACACCACACGCTCGTTGATCGTGCGTGGTGAAGATGGGCAAGATGAAGTGGCTTTGGAAGGCACGACGACGGCGATTGAGGTTCAGCCGGACCACACCGAGACCTTGTCTTGGACGGCGGAGTCGTTTGGGTTGCCGAGCGCTTCGATGGCCCAGATGCAAGCGGCCGATCCGGCCGACAGCGCGCGCACGATTCGAGCCATCTTGGCGGGACAGCCGGGCGCCTGCCGCGATATCGTGATCGCCAACGCCGCGGCGGCCCTGTGGTTGGTCGGTCGAGCGTCGGATGTGCGAACAGCGGCAAGCTTGGCGGCCGAAGCGATCGACAGCGGAGCGGCGGAGGAGAAACTGTCGCAGTTGGCCGCGCAAGCGTAGCTTGACTCTCCGAGTCGAGTGTTTTGTAGCCGTAGCTTGACTCTCCGAGTCGAGTGTTTTCTATTTGCGTCTGCCCGACTCGGAGAGTCAGGCTACGGGAGAGTCAGGCTACGCCCCTCTCTAAAACTTCCAGCGGTATTCCATGCGAGCTCCGTAGAGGTCGCTGTCGTTTTCGCGGGCGCCGTAGATCAGGTCAAACCGCAGCAACGTGGCATAAGAGAGGGGGAATTGGTAGCGCGTCGCTAGCCCCCATTGATCGCCCTTGGCGGCGCGGTTTTGAGCGCTGCCGTGGGTGGCTACATAAGCCGTTTCGATAATCCACTGCCGATCCAAATCCGATCCCAACAGGTCGATTCCCAGGGCGCCTCCATACGTATTGTTGGCCGTGGCGTCCAGCGTCGCTTGTCCGTTCAAACCATCGGGGTCAAAGTTGATGCCAACGTTTCGCAAGATGTCGCCACTGACGCCGGCTCGAGCGACACTCTGCGGGCGATCCCAGCCGGCGAACAGATTTAAGTACGGCAGCACCCGCAACGGCCAGGGCGTTACCAAACTGGATTCCACCAACAGCAACGCCCCGTCCGCCGTGCGTTGCTCGCTGGGAAGGTCTTGGCCGGCGTTGACGATCACACGCACACTGTTGTTGATTCGATCAAAATAGCGCCGCGTCCAACTGGCCGTGATGTTGTGGTAACTGCGGCCCAGTCCCACGCGGTCATGCACGTAGGCGTAACCGGCTTCGATGTAACCGTCGTAGGCCTCGATAAACGCGGCGGTGCCAAGCGCTTGCCCGGCGTGTTGATCGCTGCCAAAGGCGGGACTGTTCAGTTGATCAACGACCGCAAAACCGGTGACGTCGAAATTCGACCAACGCAATAATCGGCTATGCCGTGCGGGAATCGCCATCGCGGCGCCCGTCACGGCGTCTTCCATCCAAATGCCGTTTTGAAACAGCAACGGAACCAGACCGATGGTGAAGGGCAATTCAAAGGGCGACGGCGTGCCATCGATGCCGCCCAGAATCGCCCCCGCGTCGCCTTCGAAAAATCCGGTAACCGGGTTGAGATTAAACTGCGAGTCGTAGTCGACGCTGCCATCGACGAACCGCACCTGGCTGAACTGGGTGGCTCGATTGAGCGGACCGACAAAGGCATGGAACCGTTCGGTGGCCGTCAGCCGCAGGTCCATATCGAGGTTCAGGCGATGGGCGATATTGTCCGTCCGGCCGACCGCATTCCGGCCTGTCGCAGCACCGACGCGGTAGTCGCCGTAGACATAAAACGCGGGATGCGTGAGGTTGGTTTCGCCCAGCAGCGTGCCGCCGCGAGGCATGATGCCGGGCGCATAAAAGGGAATCCCCCATTCCACTAAAGGCCGCTGCGTCGGTACATCGCTCTTGGCATCGTAAACATACTGTTGCGCCAGAGGATCGTAGACATCCGATCCCAGTGGAATAGGCGTCGGTTGAAAGTCGTCAACCAGCGGCGGTGGGCAGACCGCTGATGCATCGTCACCGCTGGCCAACATCGACGAGATCGTCGGCCGGGGCTGCGGCGAAGCCAGCACGGCGGTGGGCCGAGCCGCAGTGGTCGTAGGCACCGAGTCAAACGGCGGCGGGGCAAACGGTGGCGGGGCAACCGGCGGCGGGGCGATTGGCGCGGAGGCGGTTTGCGCGGGCACCGCTGGGGTCGTAATAGTCGAAGCCGCAGGGTTGTCGGTTGCAGATGGGGCGACCGGTGGCAGACGCCGTGGGTGGCGTGGTTTGGCGCCCGCCGGTGCTAACAACGACACGCCATAGGCGCTCGCGGGGTCGTTGGCCGGCTCGTTGGCGGCGGCGGGGCTGGACACCAGCCAGATTCCGCTCATCGCCACCGCAAGGGCCAGCCGTATGGGACCCGCGCAGAGAGCGATCGCCAGAGTTTGTAGTTGAACCCGGCGGCGGTGGGGCGACGTGGAAGTGGGAAACAGTGCGGGCATCGCTTAGCGGACGATAAAGGTGTGGCTGCTGGTATGCAAATTCAGGATTCCTTCGTTCATGCGACGGATCATGTCGGGCGTGGCGCCGACCTGCCGCATCAGATAGCTGGGTTCGGGACGGCTACGCATCCGCACCGACAAGCGGTAGGTTCCTGGTTGCTGCATGTAGATTGCGGGGATCCGGTATTTCGCATCGCGTTGTCCCAGCGGCGGAATCGAATGGGCTTCCATACGAATCAGCGGTGGGTGATTCAAGACGCTGACGGGAACCGCGCCGGGACGCAGGAACACCAATTGGTCTTGGTTGAAATTCAGCGGCAGCGCGACCTCGCGATCGGTGCCACGGAACGAGTTGAGCAGGAACTTGGTTTGTAAATTGAACAGTTGGGCGTCGCGTGGGATGTGCCCTAGAGCGACGTCTTGCGATTGCAAATCAGCTAGATCGCCGTTGCTGTCCAGGTAGCCCGATTCCCATAACGAGCGACCGTCGGGACCGATCAGGGCCACGTTCAGCCAGACCTGGGGTTGAGCGCCCAACGATCCGGTCGGCAGGTTGTGACCTTCGCTAATGTTGCGCACGCGATAGTGGAAGCGGAGGTCGGTCGATCTGGTGGGCGGGTGTTTGAAGAATGGGCCTTCGATCGCCATGGCCGATTCCATGGTGGCGATCGACGCCCCCCGTTTGCGGTCCAAGCTGGCTTGGTTGGCGTCGATGATCTTTCTGGCATCGCGACGATCATCAGTGTTGTCCCAGGGTTTAGGGAAGCTGATCCCGGCCGGCAGGTTGCGTTCAAATTCGGGTTTGCCCCAATCGCTGTAGTAGTCAAACGCTAACCATTCCCGCGGCGTCCAACGCTGAGCCTTTTCATTGATCGGAAAGATGCCGGGGTGAGCGATCGAGTAATTGGGGCCCCAGAAGGTGTGGTTGGCGTGTTTGCGCACTTCGCCCCAAGGCTTGCCGCCCAGTTCCGCGATCTGGCATTGTTCATAGCCTTCCGGTTTGCCGGGGACCGCACCCATGTGACAATCTTGACAACTGATGCCTTTGGCGGCGGCCGGTCCGCTACGGTACTGCGCATGGACAACCTCCAACCAGATCCCCGGATGGACCGCAACCTGGTGGCAGGAGGCGCAGAAGTCGCTGCGGGTGATCGGTTCAAAGCAGCGGGCTTCGCGGTGGATCGGCTGACCGGGCCCCTTCTCGTCGGGGCTGATTTTGAGTTTCAGTTTTTCGCGTTGGGAAATCGCCCGGGCCACGCCCTGGCCGCTGCCACCGCCGTACACCGGGGCATGAATGTCACCGGGCTCGATGCGGCGGCTGCCGTTGGTTCGGCCGTACGCTTCATTAACGCGGTGGCAGGCGATACAGGTGATGCCCTCACGAACGATCGGCGGCGCGTCGATGGCGCTGGCCGAGCGCGGGTATTCCATCTGAATCGCCACCGGGCCATGGCAGCGAGCGCAAAACGTTCCCACCGTGCCCTCGGTCAGCTCGGTCATGGTCTGCTCGAAGCGTTGGTACATGGGCGACAAGACCGCGTAGGCGTGCGCGCTGGTCCGCCATTCTTCAAAATGCTTGGGATGGCACTTGGCGCAGGTTTGCGCCGATGGGTAACGGTTCTCCGCCAGCAACTCGGCATGCGGATCGGGCTCGTCCGGACGCCGTTGCAGCGGCGCCGCGCGACTGGCGTCGGCGTGAGGACTGAGCGGTGTCGAGGGTTGCGGCCCCAGCCCGCTCAGCGGATCGTTTCCGTCCAGCGGTGCATCGACGCCCAACAGACTGTCATCTTTCAACAGGCTGTCATCTCCCATCAAGTTGTCGCCGCCCAATAGACTGTCGTCGCCGGTTTGATTGCCGACCATGGCATCGTCATGCAAATTCCCGCCCAGTAAATGATCCGGCAACAGGGTCTCGCTGGGCATCCGGGCACCGTTAGGCAGCAGCACATCGTTGGGTAGCAGCGGGTTGTTCGATCGGTGCGGATCGTTGGCTTGCATACCCGGTTCGTTTTCCATCGGGCGATGGTCTGATTGCGGATTGGCCACCGTGTGCATGGGCGCACGGCCGCGCATGTAGGCGGGCAGTTGGGCGCCGCCGGGCGAGACGGTGGGCAGAGGCCGGGGCGATTCCGATGCTTGCTGGAACCGGGGAGCTTGCGTCTGCTGCTGTGCCGGTCGAGGGGCAAAGGGAGCCAGTTGACCGAGTCGCGCTTGCAGGTAGCGAGGCGTGGATGGTGCTGGCAGCGAGCCGCGATAGTTGTGTGGCGCGGCGGCAACCGCCGGGCGGCTGTCCTGATTGCCCGGTGGTTGGTTGCCGGCCGCGGCCGATGGAACCTGCAGCGTGGCTGACGGTTCCCAAGCGGTCGTGCAACCGGGCGGCAATTGCTCACGCAACTCCGGCGGAATATTGGCCGGAACGCCTCCGGCCGGTCGTCCCAGGCCTTGGTACATATATCCATCGGCCCCTTGGTTGGCATCCTCCGCCGGAGCCTGTGCGAAACCTACGCTGCACAGGGCAACGGCAAGCAGCAGCGCGAGAGCCAGCGGCGTGGGGCGATGCGGTTGCGGCATATGCGAAGGAACATCCATGGTTCGATGGTGTCAATGCGTAGAGATCGATGGGGATGTGCGAAGGCATCCTTTCATCAGATCGACCGGAAGCCGCCGAACATCTCTTGGAACAGGATCGATTGGTACAGCCGCCGCAACCGCGCCAGTTGCTGCAACCGTCATGGGTTAACAGCGACCGTCGGTCGACCTTTCTATTTTTTTGTGACCGCCAAGAGAAATGTGACGTAGATTTCAGATGGGCTTTAAGTTTTCTTCATCAGGATCGGAACCGTTCGACCCCCACTGGTATATTTCGATGAGCGAATCCAACACTGCACAGACCGCCGGCTTTTTCCGCTGCCCGGTTCAGCCCGACCTTGCCAAGGCGACGATTCGCGTCGGCCGCCAATCGGTGATTGCCACGTTGCAGGAGCAATCCATCGACGGCTTTACGTTGTTGGTAGAGCCCAAACACGCGTTGAAGTTACAGGTGGGCGTGCCCTGGGTGCTGATCACCGACAGCGAACGCTTGAAAGTCCGCGCGGAATGGATGTTTCACGCTGAAAATGGCAAGGTCCAGTTGGCCGTCAGGCGGTTGGAGGATTTGCGCAAAGCCGAAGACAGCGACCGGCACAGTTGGGCGATGTTCACGCGTCGGGTGCGCGGATCGGGAGAATCGGGCGGTAACGAAATCGCCTTTGCGGGCATCGTCTTGTTTTTGTTTATCGCGCTCAGCATGCCCGGTTTGGGCGACCGACTGGGGACTGCACCGCGAATTCAGGCGGCGGTGGAAGGCTTGATTAATGGGTTCTAAAAACCCAGCCCCCATCGTCCGCCTCCGGTTTTGACCTTCAGGCGTTCGTGTTAGACTCAGCCGACTGGCCCCGTGTTCGAACCGCCTGAGATTTCACCATGAACGCAGACATTCTCCGCCGTTTTGTCCGAGACATTCCGGACTTACCCAAACCCGGGATTTTGTTTCGCGACATCACGCCGCTGCTGGCCGATCCGGAAGCGTTGAAGCTGGCCGTCGACGCCATGGCCGCTCCTTTTGCGGGCAAAGAAATCGACGTCGTGGCTGCCGCCGAAGCTCGCGGATTCATCTT from Roseimaritima ulvae includes these protein-coding regions:
- a CDS encoding multiheme c-type cytochrome, with product MDVPSHMPQPHRPTPLALALLLAVALCSVGFAQAPAEDANQGADGYMYQGLGRPAGGVPANIPPELREQLPPGCTTAWEPSATLQVPSAAAGNQPPGNQDSRPAVAAAPHNYRGSLPAPSTPRYLQARLGQLAPFAPRPAQQQTQAPRFQQASESPRPLPTVSPGGAQLPAYMRGRAPMHTVANPQSDHRPMENEPGMQANDPHRSNNPLLPNDVLLPNGARMPSETLLPDHLLGGNLHDDAMVGNQTGDDSLLGGDNLMGDDSLLKDDSLLGVDAPLDGNDPLSGLGPQPSTPLSPHADASRAAPLQRRPDEPDPHAELLAENRYPSAQTCAKCHPKHFEEWRTSAHAYAVLSPMYQRFEQTMTELTEGTVGTFCARCHGPVAIQMEYPRSASAIDAPPIVREGITCIACHRVNEAYGRTNGSRRIEPGDIHAPVYGGGSGQGVARAISQREKLKLKISPDEKGPGQPIHREARCFEPITRSDFCASCHQVAVHPGIWLEVVHAQYRSGPAAAKGISCQDCHMGAVPGKPEGYEQCQIAELGGKPWGEVRKHANHTFWGPNYSIAHPGIFPINEKAQRWTPREWLAFDYYSDWGKPEFERNLPAGISFPKPWDNTDDRRDARKIIDANQASLDRKRGASIATMESAMAIEGPFFKHPPTRSTDLRFHYRVRNISEGHNLPTGSLGAQPQVWLNVALIGPDGRSLWESGYLDSNGDLADLQSQDVALGHIPRDAQLFNLQTKFLLNSFRGTDREVALPLNFNQDQLVFLRPGAVPVSVLNHPPLIRMEAHSIPPLGQRDAKYRIPAIYMQQPGTYRLSVRMRSRPEPSYLMRQVGATPDMIRRMNEGILNLHTSSHTFIVR